In one window of Frigoriglobus tundricola DNA:
- a CDS encoding RNA ligase family protein, translated as METTYPSVKGPTFERLGQPCVAFHKYDGSNLRFLWQEAKGWFRFGTRTKWLKKQTPTFGVAMDLFQATFATELLATLKRHKEYRGVRNLVAFCEFFGPSSFAGLHRDDEPKELRLFDIWAQGRGFVPPREFAQNFGHLPIAEVVYEGPFDQAFIAAVRAGAYPVGEGVVAKGTFTRRHQVDVWAAKVKTQSWMDELARRAGQSDALRGQLAENLLEQTVPAPSDAPTPG; from the coding sequence ATGGAAACCACCTACCCCTCGGTCAAAGGGCCGACGTTCGAGCGGCTCGGGCAGCCCTGCGTCGCCTTTCACAAGTACGACGGCTCCAACCTCCGGTTCCTGTGGCAGGAGGCCAAGGGCTGGTTCCGGTTCGGCACGCGCACCAAATGGCTGAAAAAGCAGACCCCGACGTTCGGCGTCGCGATGGACCTGTTTCAGGCGACGTTCGCGACCGAGCTCCTGGCCACACTGAAGCGCCACAAGGAGTACCGCGGGGTGCGCAACCTGGTCGCGTTCTGTGAGTTCTTCGGACCGTCGAGTTTCGCCGGGCTGCACCGCGACGACGAACCGAAGGAACTGCGCCTCTTCGACATCTGGGCGCAGGGGCGCGGGTTCGTCCCGCCCAGAGAGTTCGCACAGAACTTCGGGCACCTGCCGATTGCCGAGGTGGTGTACGAGGGGCCGTTCGATCAGGCGTTCATCGCCGCCGTGCGGGCCGGGGCGTATCCGGTGGGCGAGGGCGTGGTGGCGAAGGGGACGTTCACGCGGCGGCACCAAGTCGACGTCTGGGCCGCGAAGGTGAAAACGCAGAGCTGGATGGACGAACTCGCCCGCCGGGCGGGTCAATCGGACGCGCTCCGTGGACAACTCGCCGAGAATCTGCTCGAACAAACCGTCCCGGCGCCTTCGGACGCGCCGACGCCTGGTTGA
- a CDS encoding DUF2760 domain-containing protein — MDIIIGLAIGIPVGILMMIGLAMARAGGLGKAIAGFTIAGRANQDPAFAAKLQAFLGGAEVKKPEPPKPVKPSGAPLRMLALLQAESRLVDFLLEDIQGASDEQIGQAVREIHKKAQAALKQHAVIEQVLPGKEDDKVTVQKGFDPSAVRVVGNVTGEPPFSGTIQHPGWRVKELKLATPPAGADEFVLQPAEVQIS; from the coding sequence ATGGACATCATTATCGGGTTGGCGATCGGCATCCCTGTGGGCATTCTTATGATGATCGGTCTGGCCATGGCACGGGCCGGGGGGCTGGGCAAAGCCATTGCCGGTTTCACGATCGCCGGCCGGGCGAACCAGGACCCGGCGTTCGCGGCGAAGTTACAAGCCTTTCTTGGCGGCGCCGAAGTGAAGAAGCCCGAGCCGCCCAAGCCGGTGAAGCCGAGCGGCGCGCCGCTGCGGATGCTCGCACTGCTCCAGGCCGAGTCGCGGCTGGTGGACTTCCTGCTCGAAGACATTCAGGGCGCCAGTGACGAACAGATCGGCCAGGCGGTCCGCGAGATCCACAAGAAGGCGCAAGCGGCGCTCAAGCAGCACGCGGTGATCGAACAGGTGCTGCCGGGCAAGGAGGACGACAAGGTGACCGTGCAGAAGGGTTTCGACCCGTCGGCGGTCCGCGTGGTGGGCAACGTGACGGGCGAACCGCCGTTCTCGGGGACGATCCAGCACCCGGGCTGGCGCGTGAAGGAGTTGAAGCTCGCGACCCCGCCCGCCGGCGCCGACGAGTTCGTCCTCCAACCGGCCGAAGTGCAGATCTCGTAA
- a CDS encoding response regulator, with amino-acid sequence MSPSTGPTRDDPTTARGARSTARPPGVLIVDDHDDVRNFLGVLSRTHGFAVWLAAGGLEGEAIYRAYSSEIDLILLDVRMPDRDGPDTLVAIRAINPTVPCCFISGHTGHYTEEHLLGLGASALLRKPFRVPELVDHLRRLSAPTGSRDENGCCHTGASGHAAEGHPTRVARRAIEYAEER; translated from the coding sequence ATGTCTCCTTCCACCGGTCCCACTCGAGATGATCCAACGACGGCCCGAGGCGCACGATCGACGGCGCGACCGCCGGGGGTTCTGATCGTTGACGACCACGACGACGTGCGCAACTTCTTGGGCGTTCTCTCGCGGACCCACGGGTTCGCGGTGTGGCTCGCGGCCGGGGGGCTCGAAGGCGAAGCGATTTACCGCGCCTACAGTTCCGAGATCGATCTGATCCTACTCGACGTCCGGATGCCGGACCGTGACGGCCCGGACACACTGGTTGCAATCCGCGCGATCAATCCGACCGTTCCGTGTTGCTTCATCAGTGGGCACACGGGACATTACACCGAGGAACATCTTCTGGGGCTCGGGGCTTCCGCGCTCTTACGCAAACCGTTTCGGGTGCCGGAACTGGTCGATCACCTGCGGCGGCTGAGCGCGCCGACCGGATCGCGGGACGAAAACGGGTGCTGCCACACGGGTGCGTCCGGTCACGCGGCCGAAGGGCACCCGACCCGGGTTGCGCGACGAGCCATCGAATACGCAGAGGAACGATGA
- a CDS encoding HlyD family secretion protein: MTWLRKTRSVLIALALAVGIGCLIGARELTHGGSNAAAAPIDAGPRAAGGPVVLGLVDTDPAPVNYGLPPVLQSGTVAEVFVKEGDEVKAGQKLYQFDDTIQRSDVKRAEAAVAYAETKVKEAETGRVQHAESLKVAQAMVDGGKQRVEVTAEGYRLASTRLETLFKAEGIKEADWPARKNGDPTLFQAKAEWIAATNELTIANAKHEQLKTVDPEIKVKESQAAVEQAKAELAKAQKVVDLCVVKAKMPGTIEQISISPGTTLGISTRTPALWLIPAGSWVVRAEVEAEFAHRVGPDLKGKTVTITDHTDPKLTYSGVVRRIPRIFLLKRSNAENFLGGDTRVLEVVIEVSDPAPAGKPPLAIGQRVRVNLGQ, from the coding sequence ATGACGTGGCTTCGCAAGACGCGCTCGGTACTCATTGCGCTCGCGCTTGCGGTCGGCATCGGCTGCCTGATCGGGGCGCGCGAGCTGACCCACGGCGGGAGCAACGCCGCCGCCGCACCAATCGACGCCGGGCCGCGGGCCGCGGGCGGACCGGTCGTGCTGGGTCTGGTGGACACCGATCCGGCCCCCGTGAATTACGGCCTGCCGCCGGTACTCCAGTCGGGCACGGTCGCCGAAGTGTTCGTCAAGGAAGGCGACGAGGTGAAGGCGGGCCAGAAGCTCTACCAGTTCGACGATACCATTCAAAGGTCGGACGTGAAGCGGGCCGAAGCCGCCGTGGCCTACGCGGAGACGAAGGTCAAGGAGGCGGAGACGGGGCGAGTTCAACACGCGGAGAGCCTCAAGGTCGCCCAAGCGATGGTCGATGGGGGCAAGCAGCGGGTCGAGGTGACGGCCGAAGGCTACCGGCTCGCCAGCACGCGACTGGAAACGCTCTTCAAAGCCGAGGGGATCAAGGAAGCCGACTGGCCGGCGCGCAAAAATGGCGACCCGACGCTGTTTCAGGCCAAGGCCGAGTGGATCGCGGCGACGAATGAGCTGACTATCGCAAACGCCAAGCACGAGCAACTGAAAACGGTCGACCCCGAGATCAAAGTGAAGGAGTCCCAGGCCGCCGTTGAGCAGGCCAAGGCCGAACTGGCCAAGGCCCAAAAGGTCGTGGATCTGTGCGTGGTGAAGGCGAAGATGCCCGGCACCATCGAGCAGATCTCCATCAGCCCCGGTACGACGCTGGGCATCAGCACCCGCACCCCGGCCCTGTGGCTCATTCCGGCCGGGTCGTGGGTGGTCCGCGCCGAGGTCGAGGCCGAGTTCGCCCACCGCGTCGGTCCCGATCTCAAGGGCAAGACCGTGACCATCACCGACCACACCGATCCCAAGCTGACGTACTCCGGCGTCGTCCGCCGCATACCCCGCATCTTCCTGCTGAAGCGGAGCAACGCGGAGAACTTCCTCGGGGGCGACACCCGCGTCCTGGAGGTCGTCATCGAGGTCAGCGACCCGGCCCCGGCCGGCAAGCCGCCGCTCGCCATCGGGCAGCGCGTGCGTGTGAACCTGGGTCAGTGA
- a CDS encoding type II toxin-antitoxin system HicB family antitoxin: MSNDYRYEVILYWSRRDDAYIAIVPELAGCAVDGPTRQEALSAVEVVIAEWIETAKELGRPIPEPRGRLMYA, translated from the coding sequence ATGAGCAATGACTACCGCTACGAAGTGATTCTGTACTGGAGCCGGCGCGATGACGCGTACATCGCGATCGTGCCGGAGTTGGCCGGCTGTGCGGTCGACGGTCCGACCCGACAGGAGGCATTGTCCGCGGTGGAGGTGGTGATCGCCGAGTGGATCGAGACGGCGAAAGAGTTGGGCCGACCGATCCCCGAACCGCGCGGCCGGCTGATGTACGCGTGA
- a CDS encoding SDR family NAD(P)-dependent oxidoreductase — MRDVRGRVVLITGASRGIGRRVADRLAKRGAILALTARSGADLTKLVSELNAAGTQAEAFPGDITVPADRARIVSATVTRFGRLDVLINCAGVCSFGEFGTSSEEIVRKVLEVNFFAPAELIRTAAPHLTRSYETAAGWRPAVVNVASICGRWGIPSMSEHCASKHALVGLTEALRAEFVRFGIDVLLVLPGLVRSDNLQKHLLRNDGKIHLNFEGAQPSDEVADAVVRSLLKNRTEAAIGFASWWVWFGKRMFPRGVRFFMQRKVWKFARREKAGG; from the coding sequence ATGCGGGACGTGCGCGGGCGGGTCGTGCTGATTACCGGGGCTTCACGGGGCATCGGCCGCCGCGTGGCGGACAGGCTCGCCAAGCGCGGCGCAATCCTGGCCCTCACGGCGCGCTCGGGTGCTGACCTCACGAAGCTGGTCAGCGAGTTGAACGCTGCCGGGACGCAGGCAGAAGCGTTCCCCGGCGACATCACGGTGCCCGCGGACCGCGCGCGGATCGTTTCAGCGACCGTTACCCGGTTCGGCCGGCTCGACGTGCTGATCAACTGTGCCGGCGTGTGCAGCTTCGGCGAGTTCGGCACGTCCTCCGAGGAGATCGTGCGCAAGGTGTTGGAGGTGAACTTCTTTGCTCCGGCGGAGCTGATCCGCACGGCCGCGCCGCACCTCACCCGGAGTTACGAGACCGCCGCCGGCTGGCGCCCGGCCGTCGTGAACGTCGCGAGCATTTGCGGCCGGTGGGGCATCCCGTCGATGTCCGAACACTGCGCGAGCAAGCACGCGCTCGTCGGGCTGACGGAAGCCCTGCGGGCGGAGTTCGTGCGGTTCGGTATCGACGTGTTGCTCGTCCTACCCGGGCTGGTGCGGAGCGACAATTTGCAGAAACATCTGCTCCGGAACGACGGGAAGATCCATCTGAACTTCGAAGGCGCTCAGCCGTCGGACGAGGTCGCGGACGCGGTGGTGCGGAGTTTGCTGAAAAACCGCACGGAAGCCGCGATCGGGTTCGCCTCGTGGTGGGTGTGGTTCGGCAAGCGAATGTTCCCCCGCGGCGTGCGGTTCTTCATGCAGCGGAAGGTGTGGAAGTTCGCGAGGCGGGAGAAAGCCGGCGGATGA
- a CDS encoding ABC transporter permease has product MSYALQTLWHERSRYASGVLAVTFSAVLIALQCGLLLGLFKITSIPIDNTRADVWVGSTAVSAVDLGKPIPTSYLTRVAGMPGVTSVEPYIGNFANFTKPVGGTEMCFVLGSRTDPDSAGAAGVLTHEQLDLLTMPDSIIVDVSELERLGLDQPGGKPKINGKEVKLVGTVRGLRSIAAPWIFCSLHTARHLVGPLLPADHVTYFLARTDTPERATQIAAELRAQYGSDMGAYTNTEFSYKSRKYWLFRTKAGIAIGYAALLGLLVGSVITAQTLYSATTASAREFAILLALGIPRWRISVMVMAQSFWVGLAGVVLACPTCLVLQQAARQVGAEVDLRWQVMVGTVVVTIGMALVSGVAALRSVRQIEPMSLLR; this is encoded by the coding sequence ATGTCCTACGCGCTGCAAACTCTCTGGCACGAACGCTCCCGATACGCCTCCGGCGTGTTGGCGGTGACGTTTTCGGCCGTCCTGATTGCGTTGCAGTGCGGACTGCTCCTGGGCCTGTTCAAGATCACCTCCATCCCGATCGACAACACGCGAGCGGACGTGTGGGTCGGGTCCACCGCCGTGTCCGCCGTGGACCTGGGTAAGCCGATCCCGACCTCGTACCTGACCCGCGTGGCGGGGATGCCCGGGGTGACGAGCGTCGAGCCGTACATCGGCAACTTCGCCAACTTCACGAAGCCGGTCGGCGGCACGGAGATGTGCTTCGTCCTGGGCAGCCGCACCGACCCCGACTCGGCCGGGGCCGCGGGCGTCCTCACGCACGAGCAGCTCGACCTGCTCACCATGCCCGACAGCATCATCGTGGACGTGTCGGAGCTGGAGCGCCTCGGTTTGGACCAACCGGGCGGCAAGCCGAAGATCAACGGCAAGGAAGTGAAACTGGTGGGCACCGTGCGCGGGCTCCGGAGCATCGCCGCCCCGTGGATCTTCTGTTCCCTCCACACCGCCCGGCACCTGGTCGGCCCGCTCCTGCCCGCGGACCACGTCACCTATTTCCTCGCCCGGACCGACACGCCGGAGCGGGCCACGCAGATCGCGGCCGAGTTGCGGGCGCAGTACGGGTCGGACATGGGGGCGTACACGAACACGGAGTTCTCGTACAAGAGCCGCAAGTACTGGCTGTTCCGCACCAAGGCCGGTATCGCCATCGGGTACGCGGCGCTGCTCGGGCTGCTCGTGGGGTCGGTCATCACCGCGCAGACGCTGTACTCCGCCACCACCGCCAGCGCCCGCGAGTTCGCCATCCTGCTGGCGCTCGGCATCCCGCGGTGGCGGATCTCGGTCATGGTCATGGCCCAGTCGTTCTGGGTGGGCCTCGCGGGTGTCGTGCTGGCGTGCCCGACGTGCCTCGTGCTCCAGCAGGCGGCCAGGCAGGTCGGCGCGGAGGTGGACCTGCGGTGGCAGGTTATGGTGGGCACCGTCGTCGTCACCATCGGCATGGCGCTGGTCTCCGGCGTCGCCGCGCTGCGGAGCGTCCGCCAGATCGAACCGATGTCGCTCCTTCGATAA
- a CDS encoding DUF5684 domain-containing protein: MNDLTWYLVLWAAVTGPGLLIGLLGVFPKAGRSWWSALLPFYNIYVLVVVVARLNVLWFVLLFVPIVQLAAAILVNLEVARRFGKSESFGLGLTLLGFIFYPLLGFGSDRYQEGEGMPVGPFDRFE; encoded by the coding sequence GTGAACGACCTGACCTGGTATCTGGTACTGTGGGCCGCCGTCACCGGTCCCGGGTTACTGATCGGATTACTCGGGGTGTTCCCCAAGGCCGGTCGGTCGTGGTGGTCCGCCCTTCTCCCCTTCTACAACATTTACGTTCTCGTCGTCGTCGTCGCCCGCCTCAACGTGCTGTGGTTCGTGCTGCTGTTCGTACCCATCGTGCAACTCGCCGCCGCCATTCTCGTGAACCTGGAGGTCGCCCGGCGGTTCGGTAAGTCCGAATCGTTCGGCCTCGGGCTCACGCTCCTCGGGTTCATCTTCTACCCCCTCCTCGGTTTCGGCTCGGACCGATATCAGGAGGGCGAAGGCATGCCCGTCGGTCCGTTCGACCGGTTCGAGTAG
- a CDS encoding DUF1501 domain-containing protein — translation MQPNCPGPRISRRQMIQVGAASYLGLGLPKLLRARDARPTTSASADACIVIFLNGGPSHLDMWDPKPDAPAEVRGEFKPIPTTVPGVYFGEHLPKFAGQMHRCSVIRSAHHSVNNAHAAAVYCALTGHDRGEIGGGARPDDYPAIGSVVGMQRPPTAAVPPHVLMPYITKEGAGGPPQPGFFGGWLGKPRDPLIILRDPNAADFALPELTLGPDIDPSRFDARKVLESKLAATRRGGADDLDGIRARAYDLLTAPAMREAVRIDREPAKLRDAYGRNIYGQSVLLSRRLIEAGTRVACVSWAPDANATWDTHGNNFQKLKGELLPQLDAAFSTLLDDLAARGMLERTLVVVVGDFGRTPKINTNGAGRDHWNFCYSLVMAGGGVKGGYVHGASDKIGAKPSRNPVTPADVIATVYECLGVPHDLELRDRLARPFVLCPWGHPIREVLA, via the coding sequence ATGCAACCCAACTGTCCCGGTCCGCGCATTTCCCGCCGGCAGATGATCCAGGTCGGCGCCGCGTCGTACCTCGGCCTCGGCCTTCCGAAGTTGCTCCGCGCCCGCGACGCGCGCCCCACCACGTCCGCAAGTGCGGACGCGTGCATCGTGATCTTCCTGAACGGCGGGCCGAGCCACCTCGACATGTGGGACCCCAAACCGGACGCGCCAGCGGAAGTGCGAGGCGAGTTCAAGCCGATTCCGACCACCGTGCCGGGCGTCTACTTCGGCGAACACCTCCCGAAGTTCGCCGGCCAGATGCACCGCTGCTCGGTCATCCGGTCGGCGCACCACAGCGTCAACAATGCCCACGCCGCCGCAGTGTACTGCGCCCTCACCGGGCACGACCGCGGCGAGATCGGCGGCGGCGCGCGGCCCGACGATTACCCAGCGATCGGCTCCGTCGTCGGAATGCAGCGCCCGCCGACGGCCGCCGTCCCGCCGCACGTGCTCATGCCGTACATCACGAAGGAAGGCGCGGGCGGTCCGCCGCAGCCCGGCTTCTTCGGCGGCTGGCTCGGCAAGCCGCGCGACCCGCTCATCATCCTCCGTGACCCGAACGCCGCCGACTTCGCGCTCCCCGAACTCACGCTCGGACCGGACATCGACCCGTCGCGTTTCGACGCCCGCAAGGTGCTCGAATCGAAGCTGGCCGCGACCCGCCGGGGCGGCGCGGACGACCTCGACGGCATCCGCGCACGGGCCTACGACCTGCTCACCGCGCCCGCGATGCGCGAGGCCGTCCGCATCGACCGCGAGCCGGCGAAGCTCCGCGACGCATACGGCCGCAACATTTACGGCCAGAGCGTGCTCCTCTCGCGGCGGCTGATCGAGGCCGGCACGCGGGTGGCGTGCGTGTCGTGGGCGCCGGACGCGAACGCGACCTGGGACACGCACGGCAACAACTTCCAGAAGCTCAAGGGGGAACTGCTCCCGCAACTGGACGCCGCGTTCTCGACGCTGCTCGACGACCTCGCCGCCCGCGGGATGCTGGAGCGGACGCTCGTGGTGGTGGTCGGCGATTTCGGCCGCACGCCCAAAATCAACACGAACGGCGCCGGCCGCGACCACTGGAACTTCTGTTACTCGCTGGTGATGGCCGGGGGCGGCGTGAAGGGCGGGTACGTTCACGGCGCGAGCGACAAGATCGGGGCGAAGCCGAGCCGCAACCCGGTGACGCCCGCGGACGTGATCGCGACCGTGTACGAGTGCCTCGGCGTGCCGCACGATCTGGAACTGCGCGACCGCCTCGCCCGGCCGTTCGTGCTGTGCCCGTGGGGCCACCCGATCCGCGAGGTGCTCGCGTGA
- a CDS encoding ABC transporter ATP-binding protein yields MIPWAGSTTTPNLRGVNLVRTYGDGTARRAALRDVSVDLFPGQIVLLMGPSGSGKSTLLAILSGLLEPDTGQVLADDDGTLRDVWAMTDQEREAYRRRHTGFIFQGYNLFPALTARQQLEIVLKWGEGADSADARRRADEMLDRLGLEKNKNKKPAQLSGGEKQRVAIGRALVKNPSFMFADEPTSALDWENGQKVIELLRDAAHQRGASVLCVSHDHRILPFVDVYYHLEDGHLERRPLPTD; encoded by the coding sequence ATGATCCCCTGGGCCGGTAGCACGACGACCCCGAACCTGCGCGGCGTGAACCTGGTGCGCACCTACGGGGACGGCACGGCCCGCCGGGCGGCACTCCGGGACGTGTCCGTGGACCTGTTTCCCGGCCAGATCGTCCTCCTGATGGGGCCGTCCGGGAGCGGGAAGTCCACGCTTCTGGCGATCCTCTCGGGGCTGCTGGAGCCGGACACCGGACAGGTGCTCGCGGACGACGACGGGACGCTCCGGGACGTGTGGGCGATGACCGACCAGGAGCGCGAGGCGTACCGCCGCAGGCACACCGGGTTCATCTTCCAGGGCTACAATCTGTTTCCGGCGCTGACCGCCCGGCAGCAACTGGAGATCGTGCTGAAGTGGGGCGAGGGGGCCGACAGCGCCGACGCCCGCCGCCGGGCCGATGAGATGCTCGACAGGCTGGGGCTGGAGAAGAACAAGAACAAGAAGCCGGCCCAACTGTCCGGCGGCGAGAAGCAGCGGGTCGCCATCGGCCGCGCGCTCGTCAAGAACCCGAGCTTCATGTTCGCCGACGAGCCGACCAGTGCGCTCGACTGGGAGAACGGCCAGAAGGTGATCGAGCTGCTCCGCGACGCCGCCCACCAGCGGGGCGCCTCGGTGCTCTGCGTGTCCCACGACCACCGCATCTTGCCGTTCGTGGACGTGTACTACCATCTGGAAGACGGGCACCTGGAGCGGCGCCCGTTGCCGACCGATTGA
- the asnB gene encoding asparagine synthase (glutamine-hydrolyzing) — MCGIAGMFDLSGQRHAPAGVVEMMARAIYHRGPDEDGYLERPGLHLANRRLSIVGLADGQQPIANEDRTVWTVFNGEFFDYKEKRETLEKKGHVFRTHTDTELVPHSWEDYGVEMLQHLKGQYAICVWDSRTNEVLLARDRSGICPLFYTVVKHDGTDWLLFASEMKALFASGLVPRKADLQGLNHIFTFMAMPGPTTVFEGIKSIAPGRYLHFQLGATTPERATAQKTYWQITYPDWGHEDYGGDEKKIVDGFEEVLYTAVERRVWADVPVVSYLSGGVDSSLVVAMANKVMGRPIPTFTISVNAKGLNEKSEALSVAEQLGCKPVVVDCGHDELRTGYPELIAAAEFPVIDTSCVGLLQLARSVHKNGYKVALTGEGADEWLAGYSWFKIRKLVGWMDRIPGVPLGFGVRYFFQFLNGQPRFPYSAYRKTLAQLGGSNGWFDVYGILSTNKLRFFTGAVRDAVLARTPLDDIDISPDLNRWHPFNRQMYFGGRVMLPGHLLASKGDRIAMHSSVETRYAFLDEDVIAYMAKVHPRWKLRGVLNDKYIERKVAERWLPKNVAWRRKKMFRAPMDSWAALGRGATRGAGETWIEQVLSPESVRKAGYFDPDAVDNARQKLARPGGGVSRTSLEMGLTGVLATQLWHHLYLSGDLCSLESKVGKS; from the coding sequence ATGTGCGGGATCGCGGGGATGTTCGACCTGAGCGGCCAGCGACACGCGCCCGCGGGCGTCGTGGAGATGATGGCCCGGGCCATCTACCACCGCGGCCCGGACGAGGACGGGTACCTCGAGCGCCCCGGCCTGCACCTCGCCAACCGGCGCCTGTCCATCGTCGGCCTCGCGGACGGCCAGCAGCCCATCGCGAACGAGGACCGGACCGTCTGGACCGTCTTCAACGGCGAGTTCTTCGATTACAAGGAGAAGCGGGAGACCCTCGAAAAGAAGGGGCACGTTTTCCGCACGCACACCGACACCGAACTCGTCCCGCACTCGTGGGAAGATTACGGCGTCGAAATGCTCCAGCACCTCAAGGGGCAGTACGCGATCTGCGTGTGGGACAGCCGCACCAACGAGGTGCTGCTCGCCCGCGACCGCTCCGGCATCTGCCCGCTGTTCTACACCGTCGTGAAGCACGACGGCACCGACTGGCTCCTGTTCGCCTCCGAGATGAAGGCGCTCTTCGCCTCCGGCCTCGTTCCGCGCAAGGCGGACCTGCAGGGGCTGAACCACATCTTCACCTTCATGGCGATGCCGGGGCCGACGACCGTCTTCGAGGGCATCAAGAGCATCGCGCCCGGCCGCTACCTGCACTTCCAACTCGGTGCGACCACGCCGGAACGGGCCACCGCGCAGAAAACGTACTGGCAGATCACCTACCCCGATTGGGGGCACGAGGACTACGGCGGCGACGAAAAGAAGATCGTGGACGGCTTCGAGGAGGTGCTCTACACCGCGGTCGAGCGCCGCGTGTGGGCCGACGTGCCGGTCGTGTCGTACCTCAGCGGCGGCGTCGATTCGAGCCTCGTCGTCGCCATGGCGAACAAGGTGATGGGGCGGCCGATCCCGACGTTCACCATCTCCGTCAACGCGAAGGGGCTGAACGAGAAGTCCGAGGCCCTGAGCGTCGCGGAACAACTCGGCTGCAAACCGGTCGTGGTCGACTGCGGGCACGACGAACTGCGCACCGGGTACCCGGAACTGATCGCCGCGGCCGAGTTTCCCGTAATTGACACATCGTGTGTCGGTTTGTTACAACTGGCCCGCTCGGTCCACAAGAACGGGTACAAGGTGGCCCTTACGGGCGAGGGCGCGGACGAGTGGCTGGCCGGCTACTCGTGGTTCAAGATCCGCAAACTCGTGGGCTGGATGGACCGCATCCCGGGCGTGCCGCTCGGGTTCGGCGTGCGGTACTTCTTCCAGTTCCTCAACGGGCAGCCGCGGTTCCCGTACTCCGCGTACCGGAAGACGCTCGCGCAACTGGGCGGGTCGAACGGCTGGTTCGACGTGTACGGCATCCTGAGCACCAACAAGCTCCGGTTCTTCACCGGCGCGGTGCGGGACGCCGTGCTGGCCCGGACGCCGCTCGACGACATCGATATTTCACCGGACCTGAACCGCTGGCACCCGTTCAACCGGCAAATGTACTTTGGTGGGCGGGTGATGCTCCCCGGCCACCTGCTGGCGAGCAAGGGCGACCGCATCGCGATGCACTCGTCCGTCGAAACCCGGTACGCGTTCCTCGACGAGGACGTGATCGCGTACATGGCGAAGGTCCACCCGCGGTGGAAGCTGCGCGGGGTGCTGAACGACAAGTACATCGAGCGCAAGGTCGCCGAGCGGTGGCTGCCGAAGAACGTGGCCTGGCGCCGGAAGAAGATGTTCCGCGCCCCGATGGACAGTTGGGCGGCGCTGGGCCGCGGCGCGACCCGCGGCGCCGGCGAGACCTGGATCGAACAGGTGCTTTCGCCCGAATCGGTCCGGAAGGCCGGGTACTTCGACCCCGATGCGGTCGATAATGCCCGGCAGAAGCTCGCCCGGCCGGGCGGCGGCGTGTCCCGCACGAGCCTCGAGATGGGCCTGACCGGGGTACTCGCCACGCAGTTGTGGCACCACCTGTACCTCTCGGGTGACCTCTGCTCTCTGGAGTCGAAAGTCGGAAAGTCGTAA